A single genomic interval of Sebastes umbrosus isolate fSebUmb1 chromosome 9, fSebUmb1.pri, whole genome shotgun sequence harbors:
- the LOC119494200 gene encoding catenin delta-1-like isoform X2 produces MDVCNAPPLSPWGRVVCMEQCESAAALLESVREQEVQFEQLTRALEEERRRVGLPATSPSALGRPLPHTQNGRLGDADIERLKLTDSYLNGTQYRMVDPAHGALDESYTPEDDSQEVHSVFSEEGTARRPDNGMKKPISRTVLPSDSMSIDGGLSVSGMVMGGYSATLDRPYRQPVPADYPTATVPRNYHYAPVVGYEDYRGGPPSEAYTSLSRGSHMDERYRPVDGYRTLDSGYRAPSRQQLDPYAAQPQVSRGMRALGSALEVRYGHSPSPYGMEDDQRSVGYDDYGMGPPPMHPGGYGTMPRLGPGPAGMDRRRLRSCEDTLDGDMGGVDPYAWGMTVPMERGSMASLDSTLRKAPPGSWRQPELPEVIAMLNYRLDPVKTNAAAFLQHLTFKNDKVKSEVRRLKGIPSLVSLLDHPSKDVHHSACGALKNISYGRDQENKIAIKNCDGVPALTRLLRKTHDQDLTDTITGTLWNLSSHDSVKMEIVDHALHALADEVVVPHSGWERGRDEGEESCKPRHLEWETALTNTAGCLRNVSSERSEARRKLRECTGLVDSLMYIVQSQINRKDVDNKLVENCVCLLRNLSYHVHDEVPGSTRYKEAAPLNQGPAPANKGGCFGSRKGKDEWFSKGKKDGDDGSGDQVDIPKRTTPAKGYELLFQPEVVRVYTSLLRESKNPSVLEAAAGAIQNLCAGRWTYGRYIRATVRLEKGLPMMAELLAHGNDRVVRAMSGALRNLSIDNRNCQLLGLHAVPHLVANLPGGQSQSGRTLSEETVVSVLSTLTEVLGNSVEAAKTLRASQGIERLVLINKDGKRSEREVRGAGQVLQLVWAHKELRKPLEKDGWKKTDFMVNLNTTNGPSTRANGTYEDSTTPLLDRGEKRDMIPLNDLGPEAYSTLDQRERRHTLDETTDTLPRGVYGGRKGSLPLLDSYDG; encoded by the exons ATGGATGTGTGTAAcgccccccctctctccccttgGGGCCGTGTAGTGTGTATGGAGCAGTGTGAGAGCGCAGCGGCTCTGCTGGAGTCGGTCAGGGAGCAGGAGGTGCAGTTTGAACAGCTGACCCGGgcgctggaggaggagaggaggagagtgggCCTCCCCGCCACCAGCCCCTCGGCCCTGGGTCGCCCCCTCCCTCACACACAG AACGGGCGTTTAGGGGATGCAGACATAGAACGACTGAAACTGACTGACTCATACTTAAACGGCACACag TACAGAATGGTGGACCCTGCGCACGGCGCTCTAGATGAGAGCTACACGCCGGAGGACGACTCCCAGGAAGTGCACTCAGTCTTTTCTGAAGAGGGAACCGCACGGCGGCCAGACAATGGC ATGAAGAAACCAATCTCGCGCACAGTCCTGCCCTCTGACTCCATGTCCATTGACGGGGGCTTGTCGGTGTCCGGCATGGTCATGGGCGGCTACAGCGCCACACTTGACCGTCCTTACAGGCAGCCCGTACCAGCAGACTACCCCACGGCCACAGTGCCCAGGAACTACCACTATGCCCCTGTAGTGGGTTATGAGGACTACCGGGGAGGCCCACCGTCAGAGGCATACACTAGCCTGAGCAGGGGCTCGCACATGGACGAACGCTACAG GCCAGTTGACGGCTACCGGACCCTGGACTCTGGCTACCGGGCCCCAAGCCGCCAGCAGCTTGACCCGTATGCAGCACAGCCCCAGGTGAGTCGGGGAATGAGGGCCCTGGGCTCAGCGTTGGAGGTGCGGTACGGCCACAGCCCCAGCCCCTATGGTATGGAGGATGACCAGCGCAGTGTGGGATATGATGACTATGGCATGGGGCCTCCACCCATGCACCCTGGAGGCTACGGCACCATGCCACGCCTAGGGCCCGGCCCCGCGGGTATGGACAGACGAAGACTGAG GAGCTGTGAGGATACTTTGGATGGTGACATGGGAGGAGTAGACCCTTACGCCTGGGGCATGACCGTGCCAATGGAGAGGGGGAGCATGGCTTCGCTGGACAGCACACTGAGGAAGGCTCCTCCTGGTTCATGGAGACAGCCAGAGCTGCCGGAGGTCATCGCCATGTTGAACTACCGTCTGGACCCCGTCAAGACCAACGCTGCCGCATTCCTCCAGCATCTCACATTCAAAAATGATAAG GTCAAGTCGGAGGTGCGTCGCCTGAAGGGCATCCCATCCTTGGTGTCACTGCTGGACCATCCCAGCAAGGACGTACACCACTCGGCCTGTGGAGCACTAAAGAACATTTCATACGGGCGAGACCAAGAGAACAAGATCGCCATCAAGAACTGCGATGGCGTGCCCGCTCTGACCAGGTTACTGAGAAAAACCCACGACCAGGACCTCACTGACACTATCACAG GCACCTTGTGGAACCTCTCATCCCACGACTCAGTAAAGATGGAGATTGTGGACCACGCCCTGCACGCCCTTGCCGACGAAGTGGTCGTTCCTCACTCCGGCTGGGAGCGAGGGAGAGACGAAGGAGAGGAAAGCTGCAAACCACGCCATCTGGAGTGGGAGACCGCCTTGACCAACACAGCTGGCTGCCTTAG GAATGTGAGCTCAGAGCGCAGCGAGGCCAGGCGAAAGCTGCGAGAATGCACAGGATTGGTGGATTCACTcatgtacattgtccaatcacaGATCAACCGCAAAGATGTGGATAATAAG TTGGTGGAGAACTGCGTCTGCCTCCTGAGGAATCTGTCCTATCACGTTCACGATGAAGTCCCCGGCAGCACCCGCTACAAAGAGGCCGCGCCCCTCAACCAGGGGCCCGCCCCCGCTAACAAAGGCGGCTGCTTTGGCTCTCGAAAGGGCAAAG ATGAGTGGTTTTCAAAAG GAAAGAAGGATGGAGATGATGGGAGCGGAGATCAAGTCGACATTCCAAAGAGGACAACACCTGCCAAAG GTTACGAGCTGTTGTTCCAACCAGAGGTGGTTCGTGTTTACACATCGCTGCTCAGAGAGAGCAAGAACCCCTCGGTGCTTGAGGCCGCTGCCGGTGCCATCCAGAACCTGTGTGCCGGACGATGGACT TATGGTCGGTACATCAGGGCCACTGTGCGTCTGGAGAAGGGTCTTCCCATGATGGCGGAGCTACTGGCTCATGGCAATGACCGTGTGGTTCGAGCAATGTCCGGAGCCTTGAGGAACCTCTCCATCGACAACCGTAACTGCCAACTGCTCG GTTTGCATGCAGTGCCTCACCTTGTGGCCAACCTGCCTGGAGGCCAGAGTCAGTCTGGGCGTACTCTATCAGAGGAGACGGTGGTGTCTGTACTGAGCACGCTCACTGAGGTGCTAGGCAACAGTGTGGAGGCAGCAAAGACGCTCCGAGCCTCGCAGGGCATCGAGAGGCTGGTGCTCATCAACAAGGACGG CAAGCGCTCAGAGCGTGAGGTTCGGGGGGCCGGCCAGGTACTGCAGCTCGTCTGGGCCCACAAAGAGCTGCGCAAGCCTCTTGAGAAAGACGGCTGGAAGAAGACGGACTTCATGGTCAACCTCAACACCACCAACGGCCCGAGCACCCGAGCCAACGGAACCTATGAAGACAGCACCACGCCACTGCTAGACAGAG GGGAAAAGAGAGACATGATTCCACTAAATGACCTCGGCCCTG AGGCCTACTCTACACTGGaccagagggagaggagacacACTCTGGATGAAACCACAGACACTTTACCG CGAGGGGTGTATGGGGGCAGAAAGGGCTCCTTGCCCCTGTTGGACTCCTACGATGGTTag